TAGAGTGAACTCAAGATCTGTCAggccagtgtctgactgggacaccagaaaaaaacccagtgggaccCAGTCTTTATGGGCCCCAGCAACACAACCCGTTCCCAAACCTGGACCCAATAAAGGCAAATTAAGGAGGAGCCAGTAAATAAAAGAGAGCCGATACCTGTTaatgcagcaaacggggtgatcccaaatttattccatggtgctggaGACACTTAACACAAGATCTACATTTGATCTTGTGTTAAGTGTCtccagcaccatggaataaatttgggatcaccccgtttgctgcattAACAGTATCGTCTCTCTCTTATTTACTGGATTCATGACTGGCATGTGGCTAAGCCAATGCTAATACCTGTATCCACTCACTTGATTTTGTATGAAATTAAGGAggagtcctggtgggccctgaacggctcagtctgaccctgtgtcAGGCTACTGGCCATAACATCCACTTCATTATTATATGATACTATCTTACAAGTATAAATACATTTCCACAAGAGTATTGATTGGTACTGTAGTGTAATGAAACAACTCTCAAATATTTCCATATTTGCTTCTACTTGTATCCTATATTTAATTAGCACAGGCATATTATGCATCGATGTGGCAGTCTAATTTTCCTACCatagccacacacacacatagttgttagtgtcattttatttttcaatgcagATAAATACTCCATACCTTCACGATGAGGACTGTTTATATCACAACATGCCGAATATGCAAGAAGAACAAACTCTACACATGGTGCATCCCAGTGCACCTCCACAAAAACACGGTAAGAATTAACTGAGCACACAGTCACAGCTCAGAAATACTGAAGCCTCAATAAACTTCATATACCATTAGCTTTTCGATTTTTTAGACTTTTACAATTTCAGAGATTTCAAAAATAGCCTTCATACCAATGTCGCAGGCTTCCAGGAATTTCCAAGAGACCAAGCTGACATTGCTTCCATAGCCTTTAAAACTTCTGTAATAGAATCCACAAAACCATGTAAAAAAACCTCTTATAAACAGTCATTTTATAGTATAATTTGGAATAcggtatgaggatattagacctAGAAGTTCCATATCATGTATTAAAGCACTTGGCCTGGAACATAtcacaatataaatgtaaaaatcccTGCCTTATTGGtacaaaagtacaaaatgttttctgcCATTGTATTCTTAGCAGCTGCATATTGTAACCTATTTCTCTTTTCATATggcgttatataaataataacctTGCTGCATATTGTATTCAGTATTGCAACTGGCCATACAGCATTTTACTTCTCcatttaacttttatttcatGTCCTTAGTTTAGTGCCACTGATTTATTCCAAAATAAAAACGTACAAAATGCATTGTTTTCGTAAGCACTAATgcctttatatttttgaaaagcagGGAGTAAAAAGCTCCGGCTCTTTGAGTATCTTCATGAAGCTCTGCATGATCCAGGCCTAATGAATTGTATCCAGTGGGTGGACAAAGCGAATGGTGTCTTccaatttgtttctaaaaataaagaaaggcTAGCAGAATTGTGGGGCAAGAAGAAAGGAAATCGTAAAATCATGACTTACCAGAAAATGGCCAGAGCCCTAAGGAATTATGGCAGGACAGGAGAAATTCTAAAGATCAGAAGAAAGTTAACGTATCAGTTCAGCGCTATAGTTTTACAAAGACTTTCACCAGATTGTTCATTGGGAAAGGACAATGTGTTTTACCAGTATGTTCAACCTGGAGTAGAGTACTGGAGTAACCGTGAATGTTGGGATAACAGCAGATTTGTATATAGCAGTGGGTATCAGGTCTACCCTCAGTTCAGCTAAATGACacattatcattacatttttaccaGACTGGGATACATCAAAATGATCACAAACCTATTTACAGGCCTGCTATATGTTTTTTTGCCAATTTATGTTCATTATTAGGGATTAACtatgctggcatagttttatggtattcgAAAACATAGAGATTTGTCCCTGTAAGAGCAAATTCTATTTACTGCCCAGCGAGGCTGGTCAAACCCCTAGTGATGTCATGCTATGTTCCAGGATGAATTCTAGGTTTTTGTACAAAGATTATAGCATATAGTGTTATGTACATATTTTCTGGCCCCATAAGGATATAACAAAAGCCATGGGTCTAGATGCAAAATTTGCATAAGGGCCCTACCTTTTATACCCTAGCACTCTGGCTACTTAAAGGAAGTAGACATGACCAGTTGATGTGAAGAAGGTTTGATGAGTTTAATTCcagcaataatatttttatttgaactaGCCTATTGCTTACAGTAAATATCACTCAAGTTAGTGTGGGACTATAGCTCCCAGTATTGTCCGATTCACTGGCCCAAGTCATAGTATAATGTGGAATTCATATTCTTATAAATGCTCTAATATTGGCTTCTTCtttacagtgcattatattttcaatctaaaaataaaaaagatgaaaaactGAATGTGCATTTCTACTGTGTATGTACTGTGAATGTTGGCACAGTAAAATAACATATTTGTGGATTATACTGCAAATtccttttccctttaaatatgatttttcttttgttaatTGTCAATTAAGAAAAAGAAGCATACAATTTATATTTAGACCTCATGGCgctgtgtttaaataaaaaaaacctgttttatcCGTGAACTGAAAGCAAGCGTTACTATTTCGAGAGGTGTGCCGCCTAACCGATAGATGCATGCTGTTTTCCTTGGTGACGAACTCAGGGGGCAGCACCTGAGTCACAGCACAGTCCGGGTAGGATTTTACATAAGAATACCTTGTGGGTGCGTGGGGAGTTGATACCGCTCC
Above is a genomic segment from Xenopus laevis strain J_2021 chromosome 3L, Xenopus_laevis_v10.1, whole genome shotgun sequence containing:
- the spic.L gene encoding transcription factor Spi-C; translation: MNSKLFEFFVESCTELLIMNGQGHDIFGEAYEDVLEVLHENSLELQTPEECKSHITFLSPYSPLRESENCFTYSHGDPTACTWRDHMINTPYLHDEDCLYHNMPNMQEEQTLHMVHPSAPPQKHGSKKLRLFEYLHEALHDPGLMNCIQWVDKANGVFQFVSKNKERLAELWGKKKGNRKIMTYQKMARALRNYGRTGEILKIRRKLTYQFSAIVLQRLSPDCSLGKDNVFYQYVQPGVEYWSNRECWDNSRFVYSSGYQVYPQFS